The Dioscorea cayenensis subsp. rotundata cultivar TDr96_F1 chromosome 7, TDr96_F1_v2_PseudoChromosome.rev07_lg8_w22 25.fasta, whole genome shotgun sequence genome includes a region encoding these proteins:
- the LOC120265062 gene encoding zinc finger BED domain-containing protein RICESLEEPER 2-like, with product MVLTAHFIDHNWRLQKRVINFVCLPPPRRGVEIADGIFKCLKEWGIENKVFTISVDNASSNDVAIRILKDTFSRTKRLLYGGKLFHVRCCAHILNLMVQDGISEIEEIIEDIHKSVKFINQSEARLKSFSDIVQQLQLPERKLILDCKTRWNSTFEMLSVAMKFKDVFPMFKDREILYHCCPCPEDWEKVEKICEILEVFNAITKIISGSDYPTSNLFLNEVYRVKMLLDKRANDENDFIRAMIGKMKAKFDKYWGEMQFAHVRGRRLGSKMQNEGC from the coding sequence ATGGTCTTAACAGCTCATTTTATTGATCATAATTGGAGATTGCAAAAGCGAgttatcaattttgtttgtCTTCCACCTCCTCGCCGTGGTGTTGAGATTGCTGATGGTATCTTTAAGTGTTTGAAGGAGTGGGGAATTGAGAACAAGGTTTTTACTATCTCTGTTGATAATGCTTCAAGCAATGATGTGGCAATCAGGATTCTTAAAGACACATTTTCAAGAACTAAAAGGTTGCTTTATGGAGGAAAGTTATTTCATGTTCGTTGTTGTGCACACATTCTTAATCTCATGGTGCAAGATGGTATTTctgaaattgaagaaataattgaagATATTCATAAAAGTGTGAAGTTTATTAATCAAAGTGAAGCAAGATTGAAGTCATTTTCTGATATTGTGCAACAACTACAATTGCCGGAGAGAAAACTTATTCTTGATTGCAAGACACGTTGGAATTCAACATTTGAAATGCTATCAGTTGCAATGAAATTTAAAGATGTTTTTCCAATGTTCAAAGATCGGGAAATCCTTTATCATTGTTGCCCATGCCCCGAAGAttgggaaaaggtggagaaaatatGTGAGATTTTAGAAGTGTTCAATGCCATCACAAAAATTATTTCCGGTAGTGATTATCCAACTTCTAATTTGTTTCTCAATGAAGTCTATCGGGTGAAAATGTTGCTAGACAAAAGGGCGAATGATGAAAATGACTTTATTCGAGCAATGATTGGCAAAATGAAggctaaatttgataaatattgggggGAAATGCAATTTGCTCATGTCCGTGGCCGCCGTCTTGGATCCAAAATGCAAAATGAGGGTTGTTGA